ATGCCAGCGACGGGGGTCCTGACTACACCTGGTCATCGATTGCCTTGATGGATAATTTCCAACGAGGTCAAACCCCTCTGCCCATCCTGGTCGCAGACGGACGAAACCCCGGCGAGTTAGTCGTTGGTAGCAATTCTACCGTGTACGAGTTCAATCCCTGGGAGTTTGGTACCTTTGATCCTGCTATCTATAGCTTCGCGCCTTTAGAATATCTGGGTTCCGACTTCAAAGGTGGCAAGATATCCGATAACGGGTCATGTGTTCGGGGCTTCGACAATGCTGGCTATATCATGGGTACCTCATCTTCTCTGTTCAACCAAGGGTTATTACGATTGAATGGGACAAAGATTCCCAAGATCTTCAAATCGGCCATCGAAAGTATTCTCGAAGATCTAGGCCAGGACAACGACGATATTGCGAACTACCCTAACCCATTCTATGAATATACCGGTGCTACGCCAAATATCGCTAATCGGTCCCACTTGAGTGTCGTAGACGGAGGCGAAGACGGCCAAAACATCCCATTACACCCTTTGATCCAGCCAGAGCGCCACGTCGACGTCATCTTCGCCGTGGATTCTACAGCCAATATCCACAACTGGCCTTCTGGCAAGTCCTTAGTGCGCACCTATGAAAGGAGCCTGAGCTCGACTGTCAGCAATGGAACCGTGTTCCCTGCGGTCCCCGATCCTAATACCTTCATCAATCTAGGGCTGAACAAACGTCCGACCTTTTTCGGGTGCGATAGCAAGAACTTGACTAAGCCTGCCCCGCTGATTGTCTATCTTCCAAACGCTCCTTATACATACCTTTCTAATACGTCCACCTTCGATCTCTCTTACAGCTACGAGGACCGTGATGACATGATCACGAACGGTTATAATGTCGTCACCCGTGGAAATGGTACGGAGGATGCCAACTGGCCGTCGTGTGTGGGATGTGCCATTCTTTCTCGTTCCGCTGAACGGACTAGTACTACTCTGCCTGAAGTCTGCTCTAAGTGCTTCAAGGATTACTGCTGGGATGGAACGATAAACAGTACGGAGCCGGAGAACTACGAGCCGCAGATCATGATTAAGACTAGTCTGGCTCCTAGGGAACTGCCTGGTTCGGTCGCTGCCatattttcctttgctttggCGTTGGCGATGATGTTTTAGACATTATTGTTAGTTTGTGTTGTAGACACACGAGCTATATTTTTTGATATTGGCATATAGAATCAACATTTCAATTATGGTCGCAAAGGACATTTATAGACATTCAAGAGAGGATTTACATGTACTCAAACGAAAGTTATTGATTATTGAAGCTATACGGACTGAGGGATTACGAATAACAATACTAATAACAAAGTATTCCAGCCTTGGCATAATTGCCGATTAGCGCTAAATAGACGTGGCTGTCGTCGATAACTTCAACGTTTCTGGGCgccaaagaaaagccagataTGTGGGTAAAAGATCAATGCACACGCTTTAACACTGTCCCTTAGTTGCCATGCGTATCCAAGGGCGAAATCAGAAAACTCAAATATGATTGGCCGGATTGAAGTCAGCTGACCAAACTCACCCGAACTCAACCGAGACTCCATTTAGTGAAGAGAAGATGTCCAAGAGTCGTTAATCTACGAGAACTGTTATTCTAATTTTGAAATCTGATGGTTCAAGAGCAGGAGTCTGTGCTTTCTCGTTGAAATAGCGCTCGTCGCGCCGGAACCATGCGATCGCAAATGCGACAGACTCAGAGGGTCCCTCGGTCATGTATACAATGCACGCGTAGGAAGGTGAAATGCTCAAAGAGAATACCTTGTGACAAATGCATTGAGCGTGGGGAGTCTGCTGCATGTATGCGCGAGGTTGTTAAGGTTGCTGGGAAAGTCACAGTGTGAGCTCCCCTTGACTCCTCGTCAACATATATCTTGAACCGAGCTAACCTCTCGCAATAGTGCAGTGGACGAAGATGTCTCAGACAATAGTGCTACTGGCACCGCGTCGAGGCTTCTAGAAGAGAATATGAGCCTCAAAATGCGAATAAGACAGCTTGAATCAGTTCTCTCCCGACCGGAAATGCTAAAAGTGGAAGCAAATATTCCCCGACGCACAGCAGCCGTAGAGGACTTTCAATCTTCGGAGAGTATCTTAAGCGAGTTTCAGCGTTTACCGTTCCAGCTGTCAGTTGAGCCAGGCCAATGCCATGCCGATAGCACTCGCCCGTGGGATGACCATGTAATGCTTTGTCTACCTGCCCGCCACTGGAGCGAAGTAATCGTCAAGTTCTCTTTAAGAGAGCTAGGATGGGTTCATTGTGCATTAGATGCATCGGTGTTCATACGAGAGCATGATGAATTTTGGGATAGTCTTATCGCAAACGAAGGAAATAGTCTCAGGGACCATGCCTGGATCGCGGTATATCTAAGCGTCTTAGCTGTAAGTCTTTGTGCCACCTTTAGCTTCAGCAATCTGACTTCCTTCCAGGTTGGCGTATACTTTATTagtgaagagaaaatagaaaaccTCCAGTTGGTTTATGAAAGCTTCTCTGCTCGAGATCCTTCTGTGCGGTCTTCGTTGGGCAGGGGATCTATAGAGTTGTCCCTTAATTGGCGAGCAGCTGCATTGAAAGAGTTGAACTATGCCAACTACACAGGCAAGCCAAGCTTGCGAACCGTCCAGGCCCTGGCAATTCTGAACGTTATTCATAAGAACCTCGGTGAATCAGACCAGGAATATATTCTTCATGGTACGGCGGTGAATGTTGCTCGACTCATTGGGCTCGATCGTCTTGGGCATGATCGTGGAACAGTGAGCACACACATGGAAAGCTTAGAGTCGAACTCAAGTCAGCAGAATGTTCTTCGAAGGCTGTGGTGGACACTTGTGGTTTGTGACTGGTAAGCCTGCATAACTGGCCTGCGACGTTAAGGAATGCTAACACTACATAGGATAGCTGTGTGGTCACGGCCGATCACGATCCACCCGGAGTCTTTCACAACAGTATTGGAAGTAAAGGAAGGACAAAGTACTTTTATTGATGGAGCTTATCCCTCGGCCTCGGCCCATAGCTTCGATGAAGCGACAAACCGTCCATCTGCCTTCGAGTATCATAGAGCAATAGCTCAACTGGCGATCACTATACAGACCCACGTCGGATCCATCAAAAGTTGGGATATAAAAGTGCTACAGGATACTCTTGGAGAATTAGATCGCATATCATTATCCTTCCCACCCCACCTCGCATTATTAGGCCAGGAGGCCAGCATGGACGTAGCAGGCCATGAACCGAACTGGATCACAGTGCAACGCTACTTACTCCACAACTGCCTAGACAGCTGGCGAATCCATCTCTGCGTTGCAATCTTACCTCACATCCTCGAAAATCCCAacgaagagggagaggacgTCCTCCAGCACGGGATATTAGCCGCAAAGCGTCTGCTCCAGCGAAGGCAACACGCACCATGTCCTCATTTCCACAAGTTCTGGGCAGTGACGGCCTCCATCATAACCGCAGGGATCTATACTATTATAGACCTGATATGTCTACGAAAGTATCGATCGCCCGCCGAATTAAGCGAACGAAGGGAGCTAGTTAGACTAAGCATCAGTCTACTCGAGCAGTCCTTCACAGAGACGCGACACGGTGCATTACTCGTCCTTCGACGGTTGTCCCATCTATACGATATCATAGACCCATCACGAGAAATTAATCGACTTGTACTGTCGAAGATAGTGAGGTTGACAGCGTCGCCTCGGTTGTGGACTTCCTTCCCAGATACCGATGCGACCTTAGGATATTTGTTTCCCGAGCCGAATTTTAATAATCCGGGGAAcgcgtcttcatcatcatcgccgagCAGTAGCCACTGTGTGGATAGTAGAGTAGCTGGAGAATCTGCAGCAATCTCGGAGTTTCCTGTTGAATGGGACTTCTTTACAACGGCCATTGGAAGGGGTGAAATTCTACCTCATTTCGGCGATTTGTCTTCCTCGTTGGAACTTATTGATATGTCGATGCCATGGCTTGATTCGGCACCTCTTGAGGAATATTAGAGAACCTTAAAGAGCCCAATGGTCTTGTACATCATATGCGCTACCTAAATATGTCCTTATGAACTATTTATGTCATCTGACGATggaaaatctaaaatattaaaaaggAGGGTGCAAATTATACTCATCTCTCTActtctagtattaatagtgAACGCTAAACAAAGAACTTAACATGAGTGAATGTAAGGCTTAGAATGACCAAATGCGTAATCATAATATCTtgattaataaaaatcttcTGTATTGACCCTAATAGAGAGAAGTAACTATCTGAGCTAGCTAACTGCGGCAAAGCTATAGGGAAGCATATTGTGGATGTACTAAATTTCCGCAGTCTTCTTGTCAACAGCGTACTTCATCGTAAGGGAGCGAATCTTggagccgaagaagaaaacaatgaaACCAAAAGCCGAGATAACTCCCATAATAATAGCACAGATATCAAATGCCTGCTTATAACCCAAGTTTCCAACGAATTTAGTGACGCCAAAAGAAATCCCGAAAGAGATCAAGCCACGGCTGGTACAGATGAGCACCAGAATGGGGCCTGCTCGCTCTCCATAACTATCAAGCGAATACGTGTATCCAATGAggatgatgccgatgaagcCGAAGTAAATCCCATTAAAGCCGACTGTGATAGCCCATGGCGACCAGTGGTAGGGGTCGGAACCGGCATGGCCAAAGATGACACATGAGATGAGTGATACGGCGACAGGGAGTAATATGGGAATCAGGCGAAACTCGGGCTCGGCTATGCCGTTGCGTCGTCTTGCTATCCATTCGTGGAGCTTGTCTCCACCGTATCCCATGACAGGGACGAGGATCATTGAGACGACGATTTGGCCTCCTTGGACGAGGCCTAAAGCTGTGGCGGGATAGCTGTATGGTGGGGCAGTAAGGATGGATCCGAACACAGTGACCATGATCACATAGATCCCGAGCACGACACTGTTCATCAAGGCGATCCACAGGATGTTGGGAAACAAGACACACTGCAGCATGTGCTTCCAGCACTCTATCGCTACCGACCACTTTGCGGGACCGTGGAAGATCTTCAGGCTGTGTCGCCATGTACGCGGTTGATACCGTGTGAAGTCCAATTCGACTCTGCGCTTTGTAGTGGCACGAACAATGGCTAGGTCTTCGCCTTCATGCTGAATATGGACCTGACCACTAAACGCGTCGGTGGGTCGCTCATACAAAGATTCTGGCACCAGGACAAAGGATACCAGGAACAGTACGCCGCTTATGATAGCGAATATGCCGtaccaccatctccaccctAGGCTCTGAACAAGGTAGGCTGTAGCAATAGTCAAGGCTGCGCTGCCGATAGATTGGATGGCACTGAACCATGCTAGCCTACTGCTGCGCTCGTGAACAAAATGAATTTCCTACAGCAGTGGGTCAGTCTCTGCTCTGTTATATTGTGTCTGAAATTGGAGGTGGTACCTGAATAATGAGGGGACACAATGCCTCCGACTGACCAGCAGCCAAAGATAACACATCACGTCCAGCAATGTGCGAATCCAGGCTACCACTGGCAGCACACCAAATTGATCCGACTGTCAGTATCAGAGCAGAGGTTAAGAATACTGGACGACGTCCTATAGCCTCAGCGAGTGGCACAGCGATTACGTTTCCGAGTCCCATAAACAACGTGGGATATGTCATCAGATCGTTGGTTCTGGGGTTGCCGTCGTAATAGGCCGAGATGGTAGTTGTGATAGGGCCCATACCAGAGGTCATGAGGACACTCAGTACGGCGACTAGACAACATTTTGTGCGGTTaatatttctcttttctcaCAGCCAGTCATCGTAAAATACGAcgaggagggaggagggggggggggggggggggggggggggagaAATAAAAGTAGAAGAATCAAAAAACTTACAACCCCCTAAAGTGCTGCTTACAACCCACTTCTGCCATTGAGGTAGGTTGAGAGGATCTCATTATCGTCAGCAGCGATGGTTGGAAAACAGTTGGATGGACACCTTACCTCTAGGATCAGGGGAAGGAGTTGGAATTAGGACAATTTCTCCATCCTCGACTAGCTTCACCGTTCCTGTTGGGACATTCTGTGCCGAGTCTTTTGTAACAGCAAATTCATGATGCGCGGCGTCGGCTTCCTTCGCCATTTTTAACGTGTGATGTCGGGGTACTCTGTCTCTGTAACCCCTGAAAAAGACGTCGGGCGATTGCACCGTTAATATAGAATTGGAAAATGTCCCATGAGAAATCCCCTCCCGCGTATTGGAAGATACATTTTAACCGGCCCTCTATAGCGCCGTTCTCCGTGCACGGGGACCCCGTGGGGAAACCCATGTACCGGTCGGTAGCCGATCGCGGAGAGACCAACCAGCAAGCCTCAATCAAGGTTGCCAGAAACTACCGGGATAGCGAATGTGGAGCCGAGGCAGGTCCGTGGCCGGTCCATTGAGGTTGACAGCAACCTTAGCAACACTCTAGACTCACCCGAGCTCGACCGAGTTTTGCCCCTCCGAACCGGCTAGACCTACGTTAGCCTATCAGGGCTACATGCTTCATACCTTAAAACTGTTAGTCTTTCTGTTTAGCACTTGACATGGCTCTAGCTAGATGACGGTAAAGTGGCCGTCCGAAGGTAATAAATTGAAGGTCTTGTGACCAGCAACTGTGTTGCTTTTGCCCACTAGTAATCTTCAGGAATCGTTCATCATAGTGTCGCGCTAAAACCTCCAATTattcttatcttttctttctttcttattttctcttcccttgaaCGAGAATTTTACAATTATGTTGTGCTGAGCATAAGCTGTTTGCGTACTAAGATCTATTGGTGGGGAGGTGTTGAAGGCATGACTTTAGTGCCATATGGTTATTTTAGTCGAGTGTAGTTAAGATCTGTTGTACCCTGTGCTTTTTGATAGAACGGTATAACGAAGGTCATAATAAAGAACAGAGCTAAATTGAATACGTAACATTGGAATATACAGTCTGCGAAAAATAACACAAATTCCCTATTTGATATCATGTAAGACGTCCAACACTTTCAACACTTCCGGCTCAATAGGGAACAACACCAGCTAGCTGCAACAACCTCTCAGTCTTCACTGGCTTGGTAAGAGGCTCATCCCTTTCCAGCGGGTCTGGcacttcctctccatccaCCTTGATTGTTGCTTTGCCATGGGTGTAAAGATTGGTATGTGGCCAATGGGTCGTAGTCTCATAATTCTCAAATAGCTCCTTCTTTGCGGCTCGGTCTTCCTCAGTCATCCAGGCCGCGGGTGTGTAGGTTGCGTAGACAATTGTGCGAATAAGATCGGAGTCTCCAAACTGCGCCCAGTGCATCTCACGCGAGTCCCACAAAATCAAGTCACCCGGTTCGGCGCAGACTTTGATCAACTCACAGCCGTGCTCGCGGTACCAGTCCAGATCTTTGTCGGAGAATGGGTGGAAGTCCTTGTGCTTAGCAGTTCGCCATGGCATGGGGCCCGTCACTGGGTTCTCTTCGAAGAACTTGTCGAAGAGAGCGGCGGACCCCTTCATGACGACGAGGCCACCATCATTCGGTCCAGATTCGGATAGGTTCACAATGCCTTGAACACAAGCCAAACCCTTGCGCTCTGGAGCCTGGTCACAGTGAGGCCAGGGCTTGGAATCATACTCCCCAACGATGGATTGAGGGAGTGTGATATTGACGGTATCGAAGGAGACAACTAGTTCATCGGTTCCCCAGAGCTTGGCAAATGGCTCAATAACTCCTGGTTCGCTGAAAACAACATGTCAGTCATAATGGTATTTGGTTTGACTCTTTTAAGCAAGCTTACGTTCTGACATCCCACATGTACTTCTCGTGTGCCGCAGCAAAGTGAAGATACATTCCACCTTTGAAGCTTTGGGGCaggttttctttcttccacgTGCTTCTGTCATTGCGGTCGAATCCGATATTGAATGACTCCAGCCAGGTGAGTGCCTCGCTCTGGTACTCACGGGCGCGCTCCTTGCTCAGAACGCCCTTGATGACTGTGTACCCATTCTTGAAGAAATCATCACGAAAGTCACCGTAATGGGTTTCTTGCTTTGTGCTTTGATGAGACTTCAGAGGGTTGGGAATGCTCGTAGGCTCGGGTACATCAATGCGAGAAGGCGCCATATTTTCGTGTTATTGTCGTGGAAGTGAATATGGTATTGCGTAAATAGAAAGTAATAATGAGAAATAGTTGAAGCAAATTGATTGTTGAAGTCAGACTCTGAGGATGTGGACCGGACATGCGGACTTTAAACCTGTGATGATTCTCGCTCGGCTATAAAGTGATCCTTCGATATCCGAAATCTTTGTCAACGAAAAACTACCACGGCCGAACTCTTCCTGAACTCAAGAAGAGTGTATCTTGTGACTTTGCTAGTGCTTCCTGTCCATGTCGGCAGTGATTTGGTATTTACCGATTGTTCTCTATAGCTGAGCCAATCTCGGCCGAGCTCGACCGAGCTCGCCCGAAGACCCTTTTTAGCCTCAAAATTTCCCCATACCGGGAATTATGCAGGCAATATCGCTGCCGAAACTCCGCATGATACCCCACAAGATTGATGACTTaaagatggagaggaggacGTTGGTTAAGAAACGACAGGAGCCAGCACCTATCACACAGAATCTCTCCAAGAATGCCGTCGCCAGTTCCTGTTGCCACTCGGCCAATTGACAAGCCCTCCGTGGGCCGAAATAATTACCAACCCTTCGGTTTTCGCGAGGAGGTTCTTCCTGCAGGTTGGAGTCAGAACGGCTCCAGGCCATTGCCATGCGACATTCATGCATCTCATGACGTGGGTGTCAAAGTTCGTGATGGCAGCACTTTATACTGCGACATCTACCGTCCTGCCAACACTACGAAACCCGTGCCCGCCATCTTAGCCTGGAGTCCATTCGGCAAGAAGTTCAATGGTATATCGATGCTCAAATTTTTACCATGGGGCCTCGGAATACCTAACGGGGTGCTCAGTGGTTTGGAGAAATTCGAGGGACCGGACCCTGCTGATTTCGTTCCTCGTGGGTTCGCGATCATCAACGTCGATGCTCGTGGATCTGGTGACTCTGATGGCACTGTGGGTATAATGGGTACACAGGAGGCTGAGGATGGATACGATGTAATTGAAGCCGTGGCCAAGATGCCGTGGTGCAATGGGAATATCGGCTTGGCTGGTAACTCTCACTTGGCCATTGTTCAGTGGTTCATTGCCGCATTGCAGCCACCCTCTCTGAAGGCAATTGCTCCCTGGGAGGCTTGTGGTGATTTGTACCGTGAACAATTTGTCCGAGGCGGCGTGTTTGACGCCGGCCTGTTCGACTTCATTATCGACACCAATATTCAGGGACACGGTGGGGTGGAGGACTTTCACGAAATGTATCGGCGATACCCCAAAGCCGACTCGTTATACTGGAAAGACAAACGACCGGACATCCACAAGATTAAGATTCCAACCTATATCACTGCCTCGTACACAAGCTTTGTACATACCATGGGCTCACTGCGGGGCTGGTTGCAGGTGCAATCTCCACACAAGTGGCTTCGCCTGTGCCCATGGCAGGAATGGTACGACATCTGGAATTGCAAGGACTCTGCCGATGACCTTGCAAGGTTCTTCGATCGCTACCTTAATGGTGCCGACAATGACTGGGAGAAGACGCCAAAGGTCCGGACAACCATTTTACGTTTTAACCAAGAACCACTGTACAATATCGCCGAAGAGGATTATCCCATCCCACGCACCGAGTACCGGAAAATGTATTTCCACCCTGGTGGGCGTCTAAGCGTCGATGTACCGGAAACGAAAACCTCAATCTCTTATAACTCAGAAAAATACCTAGACTGCGCCAGCTTCACGCACACCTTTGACACGCGGACACGGTTAGCAGGTGTTCCAAAAGCAGTCGTGTACATGTCATGCCCCGACTTCCATGATATGGACGTGTACGTGTTGTTGCGAAAGCTGGATGCCAATGGCAAAGCTCTGCTGAACCTCAACATTCCCTGGTCGTCCATTGCACACCACGGGGTCAGTCAAGATAACATCGACGACATACCTCCTCGGAATAAGAACAATCTGATGTTCCATGTTGGATCATTGGGCATTCTTCGTGCGTCGCGCCGAGCCATTGACAGTTCGCGGTCCTTGCTCGAAAATTACCCATTCCATCCGCATGATCGTGACGAGTATATTACACCCGGTGATATAGTAAAGTTGGAGATCGGCATATGGGCTATGGGAGTAGAGTACGAGGCCGGCGAAAGTTTGCAGGTGCAAGTACATGGGAATAGTCCGCTTTTGCGCGGTGAATTCAAGGAAGATAATGAGTTCCAA
The sequence above is a segment of the Aspergillus flavus chromosome 4, complete sequence genome. Coding sequences within it:
- a CDS encoding putative phospholipase, with translation MKLNAILLGAALASAAPSLDLRALPNAPDEYAPANVSCPAVKPTVRSASKLSQNETDWLESRRKEVVSPLKNFLGRLNLTNFDASAYIDRVSTNTSNLPNVGIAVSGGGYRAMLNGAGALKAFDSRTTNSTASGQLGGLLQSATYLSALSGGGWLVGSVFINNFTTINDLQTTENTWDLRNNILEGPDVKHFQIFKTIDYWTELVDTVKTKKEAGFNTSLTDYWGRALSYQFINASDGGPDYTWSSIALMDNFQRGQTPLPILVADGRNPGELVVGSNSTVYEFNPWEFGTFDPAIYSFAPLEYLGSDFKGGKISDNGSCVRGFDNAGYIMGTSSSLFNQGLLRLNGTKIPKIFKSAIESILEDLGQDNDDIANYPNPFYEYTGATPNIANRSHLSVVDGGEDGQNIPLHPLIQPERHVDVIFAVDSTANIHNWPSGKSLVRTYERSLSSTVSNGTVFPAVPDPNTFINLGLNKRPTFFGCDSKNLTKPAPLIVYLPNAPYTYLSNTSTFDLSYSYEDRDDMITNGYNVVTRGNGTEDANWPSCVGCAILSRSAERTSTTLPEVCSKCFKDYCWDGTINSTEPENYEPQIMIKTSLAPRELPGSVAAIFSFALALAMMF
- a CDS encoding Alpha/Beta hydrolase protein; amino-acid sequence: MPSPVPVATRPIDKPSVGRNNYQPFGFREEVLPAGWSQNGSRPLPCDIHASHDVGVKVRDGSTLYCDIYRPANTTKPVPAILAWSPFGKKFNGISMLKFLPWGLGIPNGVLSGLEKFEGPDPADFVPRGFAIINVDARGSGDSDGTVGIMGTQEAEDGYDVIEAVAKMPWCNGNIGLAGNSHLAIVQWFIAALQPPSLKAIAPWEACGDLYREQFVRGGVFDAGLFDFIIDTNIQGHGGVEDFHEMYRRYPKADSLYWKDKRPDIHKIKIPTYITASYTSFVHTMGSLRGWLQVQSPHKWLRLCPWQEWYDIWNCKDSADDLARFFDRYLNGADNDWEKTPKVRTTILRFNQEPLYNIAEEDYPIPRTEYRKMYFHPGGRLSVDVPETKTSISYNSEKYLDCASFTHTFDTRTRLAGVPKAVVYMSCPDFHDMDVYVLLRKLDANGKALLNLNIPWSSIAHHGVSQDNIDDIPPRNKNNLMFHVGSLGILRASRRAIDSSRSLLENYPFHPHDRDEYITPGDIVKLEIGIWAMGVEYEAGESLQVQVHGNSPLLRGEFKEDNEFQELASHGTHNLHIGPDYPSCIILPFV
- a CDS encoding MFS transporter, which encodes MAKEADAAHHEFAVTKDSAQNVPTGTVKLVEDGEIVLIPTPSPDPRDPLNLPQWQKWVVSSTLGGFAVLSVLMTSGMGPITTTISAYYDGNPRTNDLMTYPTLFMGLGNVIAVPLAEAIGRRPVFLTSALILTVGSIWCAASGSLDSHIAGRDVLSLAAGQSEALCPLIIQEIHFVHERSSRLAWFSAIQSIGSAALTIATAYLVQSLGWRWWYGIFAIISGVLFLVSFVLVPESLYERPTDAFSGQVHIQHEGEDLAIVRATTKRRVELDFTRYQPRTWRHSLKIFHGPAKWSVAIECWKHMLQCVLFPNILWIALMNSVVLGIYVIMVTVFGSILTAPPYSYPATALGLVQGGQIVVSMILVPVMGYGGDKLHEWIARRRNGIAEPEFRLIPILLPVAVSLISCVIFGHAGSDPYHWSPWAITVGFNGIYFGFIGIILIGYTYSLDSYGERAGPILVLICTSRGLISFGISFGVTKFVGNLGYKQAFDICAIIMGVISAFGFIVFFFGSKIRSLTMKYAVDKKTAEI